One Tolypothrix bouteillei VB521301 DNA window includes the following coding sequences:
- a CDS encoding cupin domain-containing protein has product MSNPDFDFEKLIQPIDSQTFLTNYWEQKPLVLMREDANYYVSLLSMKEIDNIICFANLRSGDIETDSLNRSSDFKYSDSHTVPSINHLYQAYSQGHTLLIHELQYHWKAIAAFCCRLEQFLNHPVNANLYLTPKNSQAYPAHFDLNDVFILQLEGAKLWRIYDSFLDLPTAAHIQAIPKKILDASPREVYLQAGDLLYLPRGFVHEVLALESSSLHLTIAIDVFKWSHLITEMLASATEQNVRFRKALPVGFLHRSEAMELMKTQLAELLQVLAANVDREDAVEQLTKRFIKEKFPLAM; this is encoded by the coding sequence ATGTCTAACCCAGATTTTGATTTTGAGAAATTAATTCAACCTATCGATTCACAAACCTTTTTAACCAATTATTGGGAGCAAAAACCACTTGTTTTGATGAGAGAAGATGCAAATTACTATGTTAGCCTTCTCTCAATGAAAGAGATTGACAATATCATATGTTTCGCTAATTTGAGATCGGGCGATATTGAGACTGATTCTTTAAATCGCTCTAGTGATTTTAAATATTCTGATTCCCATACAGTTCCTAGTATTAATCACCTTTACCAAGCTTATTCTCAAGGTCATACTTTACTTATACACGAGCTTCAGTACCACTGGAAAGCAATTGCTGCTTTCTGCTGTCGTCTGGAACAATTTCTCAATCATCCTGTAAATGCAAACCTGTATTTAACACCTAAGAATTCACAAGCCTATCCAGCGCACTTTGATTTAAACGACGTTTTCATTCTTCAATTAGAAGGTGCTAAACTCTGGCGCATTTACGATTCCTTTTTAGATTTACCCACTGCTGCTCACATCCAAGCAATACCAAAAAAAATACTAGACGCATCGCCACGGGAAGTTTATCTCCAAGCTGGTGATTTATTGTATCTCCCTCGTGGTTTTGTTCATGAAGTGCTTGCTTTAGAAAGTTCCTCGTTGCACCTTACAATTGCTATAGATGTCTTTAAATGGAGTCACCTCATAACTGAAATGCTTGCATCTGCCACGGAGCAAAATGTCCGCTTTCGTAAAGCACTACCAGTCGGCTTCCTTCATCGGAGCGAAGCAATGGAGTTGATGAAAACTCAATTAGCAGAACTCTTGCAAGTTTTGGCTGCTAATGTCGATCGCGAAGATGCTGTGGAACAGCTGACCAAACGTTTCATTAAAGAAAAATTTCCATTGGCGATGTGA
- a CDS encoding cupin domain-containing protein — protein MSEIEFDFQKLIHPLDTDIFLKNYWEQRSLFLVRGKADYYANLFSTEYIDDLIRFTDLKFSDCRVFKTKEGVSVEPYTKIGPDYANSYSANQLYDAYHQGNTFCIQKIQDRCKPVATFCRNLEQFLNHPVNINLYLTPKGAQGFPPHYDTHDVFVLQIAGSKHWQIYEYLSDLPLVTRGYAVDPKNLDTPTHNVCLQAGDLLYIPRGCVHEAMTSDSSSLHLTVGICVFEWATLIQEAILSIAEQNVHFRKALPVGFIHRSEAMASMKNQLAELLQVLADKVNHEDAIERLTKRFIGGMSPLPDGHFISLDAVNEIDPNTTVAKRKGMICHITRKTDSVTIQFPGGTVEGPQSIEPALRFITNSEQFLVKDLPGILSSHSKVVLVRRLVKEGLLMIQR, from the coding sequence ATGTCTGAAATAGAATTCGATTTTCAAAAACTGATTCACCCCCTCGACACGGATATCTTTTTGAAAAACTATTGGGAGCAGCGATCGCTCTTTCTTGTTCGAGGAAAAGCAGATTATTATGCCAATCTTTTTTCAACAGAGTACATAGACGATCTCATTCGCTTTACCGACCTCAAATTTTCTGACTGTAGAGTGTTTAAGACTAAAGAAGGAGTATCCGTTGAACCCTATACAAAGATAGGACCAGATTATGCAAATTCCTATTCAGCAAATCAACTTTACGATGCTTATCACCAAGGGAACACATTCTGTATTCAGAAAATTCAAGATCGCTGTAAGCCAGTTGCTACTTTTTGTCGGAATTTAGAACAATTTCTCAATCATCCTGTAAATATTAACCTATACTTAACACCTAAAGGTGCTCAAGGATTTCCACCGCACTATGATACACACGACGTTTTTGTACTTCAGATTGCGGGATCGAAACACTGGCAAATTTATGAATATTTATCGGATTTGCCCCTCGTTACCAGAGGTTATGCAGTCGATCCGAAAAACTTAGACACGCCAACCCATAATGTTTGTTTGCAGGCGGGTGACTTATTGTATATTCCCCGTGGTTGTGTTCATGAGGCAATGACCTCAGACAGCTCCTCATTACATCTGACAGTGGGAATTTGTGTCTTTGAGTGGGCAACTCTCATTCAGGAAGCGATTTTATCTATCGCCGAACAGAACGTTCATTTCCGCAAAGCACTACCAGTAGGCTTTATCCATCGGAGCGAAGCTATGGCATCGATGAAAAATCAATTAGCAGAACTTTTGCAAGTCCTTGCTGATAAGGTCAACCACGAAGACGCTATAGAACGGTTAACCAAACGTTTCATTGGAGGGATGTCTCCACTCCCTGATGGACATTTTATCAGTTTGGATGCAGTTAATGAAATCGATCCCAATACTACTGTTGCTAAGCGAAAGGGAATGATTTGTCATATCACCAGAAAAACGGATTCAGTAACCATTCAATTCCCAGGAGGAACCGTTGAGGGGCCGCAGTCCATTGAGCCAGCGCTTCGCTTTATCACCAACTCAGAACAATTTCTCGTCAAAGACCTTCCAGGTATCCTCAGCAGTCATAGCAAAGTAGTTCTGGTGCGACGTTTGGTTAAAGAAGGACTGTTAATGATTCAACGCTAA
- a CDS encoding Uma2 family endonuclease produces MTQTLPLQKLFTFNEFIEWYPENSPRRYELHNGVIIEMPPPTGDHEDVVGFLIEQIVTEFKQCKLPYTIPKSALVKTPHGESAYIPDVLVLNRDNLKNEPLWKKESTVIYPESVPLIVEVVSTNWRDDYHNKFGNYEEMGIPEYWIVDYAALGGRKFIGNPKQPTITVCELIDGEYQMAPFRGDDLIASPTFPQLNLTAQQVFSSVI; encoded by the coding sequence ATGACCCAAACACTACCACTACAAAAGCTATTTACCTTCAATGAATTTATTGAATGGTATCCAGAAAACTCACCCCGGCGCTACGAGCTACACAACGGAGTCATAATTGAGATGCCCCCACCAACTGGCGACCATGAAGATGTTGTAGGTTTTTTGATTGAACAAATCGTAACTGAATTTAAGCAGTGTAAGCTACCCTATACCATCCCAAAATCCGCTTTAGTTAAAACGCCTCATGGTGAATCAGCCTACATACCCGATGTATTGGTACTTAATCGGGACAATTTAAAAAATGAACCATTGTGGAAAAAAGAATCGACTGTTATCTACCCTGAATCTGTACCGTTGATAGTTGAAGTAGTTTCAACAAACTGGCGTGATGATTATCATAATAAATTCGGGAATTATGAAGAGATGGGAATACCCGAATATTGGATTGTAGATTACGCTGCATTGGGCGGGCGTAAGTTTATTGGCAATCCCAAACAACCTACAATTACTGTTTGCGAATTGATTGACGGTGAATATCAAATGGCCCCGTTTAGGGGCGATGATTTGATTGCGTCACCTACTTTTCCACAGTTGAATTTAACCGCACAACAGGTATTTAGCTCTGTGATTTAA
- a CDS encoding WG repeat-containing protein codes for MGSKWGYINKIGKIVVPPKFDATIPISEGLAVVQIVENNRRKLG; via the coding sequence ATAGGTAGCAAGTGGGGTTATATTAATAAAATTGGAAAAATAGTTGTCCCACCAAAGTTTGACGCTACCATACCCATCTCTGAAGGACTCGCGGTAGTGCAGATTGTAGAAAACAACCGTCGTAAATTAGGTTAA